The genomic stretch GAGCTTAATTCGATCGACGAACATGATGGTTCCGCATCGTGACCCCGAGcgaaagaaaaattgcaatcgcggcaacgaaaaaagaaaagagaaaatcaaataaaagttaaaagtgCATCATAAggtaaatagaaaaatttgaaaagtgagacTGAGCTGACACCCTAATTGTAACCAACAAGTCAACCTTACCATGCAAGCAAAAAAGACAGCTGTATCTCCTAAATTCATTTTAAAACATAAGCAAACAattctcgagaaaaaaaaaaaagaattacaggCTCGAATTCACATGCTGTACGACCTCACCTGGCACTCAACAGTACACCCACCCCAAccattttataatattttatttacagAAATTTAGTAATACGAATACccccaaaatattaaaaaaaattaataataataaattagaTTCTTACACAAAGTCCCATGCTTACACACTGTTACCAAGGACAGTGAATATTTTCTCGTACTTCAGTGATCGAAGAAGCCCTGTCTTCTTCGAATTCGCCAACTTGGCTTGGTTGGATGTTTCTAGAAAAGCGTTTTTGTCACGCTTTCGGAGAAAATGATTGACAATAATTATACCCATTTTGCCCCTAGTTttatgaaaaaagagagagtaggCAAGCCTTGACATTAAATTGCACCTCATGACGAGATTTGAGTCGCAACAAGAGCCCCTTTTTGCTCGGGTTCGCATTTGAGGACCTCCTGCTCCGGTGATTTTATCACCCGTGACGAAGTCGGCCTCAGTGATCCGATGATGCCCACCGACCGATTCTAACATAAAGGCCGATAGACAGTAACTCTCCCCGAACAAAGCTTACAGCTTCCTCTTGTAATATGAGTTATCATTCTTTAATCACTTTCGAATTCGcctcaaagataataaaataaaataaaaaattgtcaaaacccTTTAATTGAAGAGGAATCTCCGATcacggaaaatagaaaaactcgAGTTGGAAGCTATCAAGCGGGAGTAAGTGACTAATCGGGTGTTTTAGAGAGTATGGACACCGAACGTGATATAAAATAGAAGAAATTTTGGAAGGAAGATTAAACCGATTATAAAGCCAATGTTACGAGGATTGAATTTTTCCTAATTACACGTGGATGATTAGTATCCTTAACGTTAATCTTACTTGAGACTAAAGGAAAAGAATTGCACGATTCTCTTCTagatgaagagagaaaaaaaaaaaaatcaaattcagtGGGCTGGACATGGGAAGCGGGAGATCATATGGAGGAGTGACTCGaatcctcttcttcctcgtgcTTTTCTTACTCACCCCGCACCACTCGTGCGCCTCATTaaattcttttttcctcttctggaGCAAGCATGCACGCGAATGCTGTCCTGATCTACGGATCTGCAGATTAGTTTGACTTTTGATCCTCAAGTTCCTCCACTAATTTAGGGTAATAATATATCGTACACGGCCAAAACCGAGGTAGCTAATTCAATTAGTTAATCAGTTGCCAGTAAAATTAGGTTCTTAATGCGGCAAGCACCATGGAGAATTGATGCGTGCGGGAGCGTATCGATCCACGATCGGACCCGATTATCACACTATAACAACATATGTGTTGTCTTTTTATCATTTcgctatcatattcatttgtTATGAAGTTTGCAAATTGTTGGTTATTGCTCGATTAAGCCGATTTATTTTCGAGGAAGATTTTGATCCTGAATTGGTCTTAATTTGTGGAGAAGTATTGCCCGTTTCTTCCCAATAGGGATAAGCAAATcgagaagaggaaagagaagaggaggaggaggagatttcAAAGCTCAAGTGCCCAATGGACGGAGATGCAGGTCGGGCGTACTTTCTGTCTCATAATACAGGAAGCGGATTCAGAACGTGTCCCCGGCGCGATTCCGCCGGAAATTCCATCCCCGGCGGACGAAAGGTCAACTGTCAAATTCTCGCCATACAGGAAGAGAAAACAGGTGTCAAGTCAAAAAAACCAGTCTCCCTCTGTCTGCTCGTACATTTCCACGACTCAGATTTCAGACATAGAAAAATCTTAAGCTGCATCGCCACACCCAGAAAAGAATATCTTGTTCCTTTTGCctaaaattaaagaagaaggaactctctctctccctctctctcaatcagtggaaaagaaaagaaaacgcaAGCGCCGGTATCAACTCTTTCTTCTCTGCAGATAAGCCAACAGCAGTCGAGGAAGAAAAagttcccctctctctctctctctctctctctctatctctctctctcatcttcccaATAATTGTCCAATACCCAACGTTAACTCTCTTGAAAATCCaatcttttttcctaatttccttGATTCCGGCTTCCGATCATGGACTCGCCGGAAAAATCCCTTCACAGCCCCATGCCCATCGATGATGCCGAGGAGCTAATCCTCCGCTGGGACTCCACGGCCTCGGAGGACGCCCGGGAGAAGATGATCTTCGAGTCCCACCGCGACGAGATCGACCGCTACCTCCGCGCCGTCGACGAGCTCCACCGCTCCATGTCGTCCGTCAGCCTGTCGgagggtggcggcggcggcggcggcggcgacgagcAGGGCGATAAGGTCAGCTCCACGGTCCAGATCGCCATGGCGAGGCTGGAGGACGAGTTCCGCAACATCCTCCTGAGTCACACCAGTCCACTCGAAGCTGACTCGCTCACGACCGAGTCGTCCTCCTCGGTCCACTCCTCGATCTCCTCCGCCGACGGCGCCGAAGTCCACCTCTACGTCGACGACGATTCGACGCACAAGGGGCTGGATCTGAGCTCCGACGAAGTGAAGGCCGAATCGAGCAGGAGGAGCAGCATCAGCTATCGGTCCACGAGCAGCATCCGCGAGATTGATCTCGTGCCATCTGAGGCGGTCTACGACCTCCGATGCATCGCGGAGAGGATGATCTCGTGCGGTTACCTGCGTGAGTGCGTTCAAGTGTACGGAAGCGTGAGGAAATCAGCCGTTGACGCGAGCTTTAGAAGATTAGGGTTTGAGAAGCTGAGCATTGGGGATATACAGAGGCTTGAGTGGGACGCTCTGGAGGTGAAAATCAGGCGGTGGATTCGCGCCGCGAAGGCTTGCATTAGGGTTTTGTTCGCAAGTGAGAAGAAGCTGTGCGAAGAGATTTTCTACGGCATTGGTACTAAAATTGAGGATGCTTGCTTTATGGAGACTGTGAAGGGACCTGCTTTACAGTTGTTTAATTTCGCGGAGGCCATTAGCATCAGCAGAAGGTCACCCGAGAAGCTGTTCAAGATTTTGGACCTCCATGATGCTCTGATGGATTTGATTCCGGATATTGATGTAGTTTTTCAGTGTAAATCGGCCGAGTCAATACGGGTTCAGGCGGCCGAGATTCTGTCCCGGCTCGGGGAGGCCGCACGGGGAATTCTGTCCGAGTTTGAGAACGCTGTGCTGCGGGAGCCATCGCAGGTCCCAGTGCCGGGCGGGACGATTCATCCCTTGACGAGGTATGTGATGAACTACATCAGTTTGATATCGGATTATAAGCTGACCTTGTCCGGGCTCATAGTGTCGAAGCCGTCGACGGGTTCGAGGTACTCAGGCGATCCTACGATCCCGGATATGGAGTTTGCGGAATTCGAAGGGAAGAGCCCTCTGGCGCTTCATTTGATTTGGATTATTGTGATCTTGCAATTTAATTTGGAGGGCAAGTCCAAGCACTATAGAGATAACTCACTAGCACACCTGTTTATGATGAACAATGTACATTACATTGTTCAAAAGGTGAAAGGGTCACCGGAGTTGAGGGAAATGATTGGTGACGATTATCTGAGGAAGATGACCGGCAAGTTTAGGCAGTTAGCGACTAGTTACCAGCGAGCAACGTGGGTTAGTGTATTGTATTGCCTAAGAGATGAGGGCCTACATGCCAGCGGTGGCTTCTCATCTGGGGTGTCAAGAAATGCTCTTAGGGAGAGGTTCAAGGCTTTCAATGCCATGTTTGATGAGGTTCATCGGACTCAGGCCACATGGCTTGTGCCTGACCCTCAGCTTAGGGAGGAGCTTCGCATTTCTATATCGGAGAAGTTGATTCCGGCTTACAGGTCATTCTTAGGGCGTTTCAGAAGCCATATTGAAAGCGGGAGGCACCCGGAGAACTATATAAAGTACTCAGTTGAGGATTTGGAGACTGCTGTCTTGGATTTCTTCGAGGGATACCCTGTATCTCAGCACCTGAGGAGGAGATCCCATTGATGATGTGGAGTGGAGTTTTGCTAGTTAGAATCTAGGACACATTCTTTGAATTCTTTGGGGAGCATTTGGGTGAAGATGACGGGATGGCCGCCCTGGTATTCGTTTGCCCTTTGGATTTACTGAGGAGAACAGTCAAATTCAGTTTCATTGGAAGAGATCCTAAGTGGTCGCTACTTGCAAGATCCGGTACCGGTCCCCAGAATAGCCTACGCTCACCCGAGTGCTTCTTTGATGCAAGCCTGTTGTTTGTTTTATTACCACGTTCTGATTATGCTTCATTTGTTCATATGGTAACTGTTGTATGTGtgctttgctcttttcttcttatatcagatacaattttcctttttcagcttCAGATTTCTTTGAGATCAAGCTATGGTCTCAAACCCGAGTAGATGCATAGAGGAAAACGgaataattttttacattttctactTATGTATTCACCAAGTTGGTAAATGTTGCTGAGCATAGAGGGTTATAAAGCAATATGCTATACTTGTTTGTAGACCCTTGGATGGTGAAATAGTCTGATAGAATAAAAGCCAGTCGTGTCATTTGTCAGAGCAACATTTGGTATCTAGTGCAGAGTGCAGAGATGTGCCATGGTGAGCTGAAGCATTTCCTCACGCTACACGGATTCCAGTGCTTAGAATTTTCTGCTGTACTAGTCGCTGGATTCATATATGTTGAATGACGTTTTGTTTGCTTGGATCAGATGCAATTTGTTTAAAGATCAAATAAGGTTGAGTTACCATGGAAAAACTAATTCTGATGCTACTGGTCGTCAAGCTCAGATCAGTATGTAGTGGGGTTGACATTTAAGGGAGTCGATATTTGAACTTAGTTAAGAAGATACTATGTAAACGCCTTCTCGAAGTCAAATGTGGCAAACTGACATATTTTCTCAGAGGTTGGTTGCAAAAGCATATCACATGTGGGCTGAGCATCAATGTCGCGAAGTCGGGGTACAAATTTCAGTTTTGACTCCTGAATTTGTGTCCCGCTAGCCATCGAGAACTCACAGTGCTTAGCCGTACTGTTTATCATGATCAAATTGCGAGTGCCCTGCATCTACTCCCTTTCGTGGGAGTTGCCACTTGTGTTCGTTTATAAATTTCGCTCTCCGGCTTTTGGCTAAATCCATGTGCTGTGGCCGTCTCTCGGATGCAAAACAGAAATGTCTGTCTTTTAAGGGCTATCCCGCCTCTCGTACCCGTGCAGTCGCTGGAGCGTGCGAAGGTCGTGACTGCTGTAGTTGCCAGCCAAAAACTGCATATCTTAATTTCTGTTCTTGacgcaaattatcaaaattgaagatgaaaatggtgCAACGAATCCTATTTTCCTTGCTGTCGGAAAGACAGACACAGCAGGGACCAAGTTCATTTGGTGTCATTCTCAAGTGTGCCCCGCGGTGAGAGAAGTCGATACAGAgcttcttgaatgtaattgcaCTGAGACTTATTGTCTTTGGTCGAATTTGCACCAAAACTTCACATCATCTCTTTTGTCGAATGTGAAACCCCATAACCAGAAAGGGACACGAATATACTATGTTACAGGGATATGTTGCGGACAAGTCGGTTACACACACTGTGTGAAGCATAGGTCAACGACGCAAGAGTTGAAGTTCCGATGATATATTTCAGGCGCTAGTCGCTACGATATGATCCTGTCCGGCGGTAGTCATCCGAAAATGAAGTAGAGTCTACCTTCTCCACTATCACCTTCCTTAGTTGCCAAtattatcttttccttttcaggaTATAGGGAATATCCTCTATTTGCTTTACGTCCGAGGGAGCCCGATGTCCGAATGAGGCAACAAACGAAGCAGTTTAAGGTCATACATAGGTACAATGTCTTTTGTGGTATGTGCGAAACTCCAGAACCAGAAAGAGACACAAATATACTATATACTGTGGTGACCCAACATTGGCGAGCTGAAAAAGGATAACGAAACTATCTCCGTTGTTTTTGCCAATGATACGgacaaaatttgaagtttttgtgTCAATACTGATATGATTGTCCCAGTGCGAAATTAGCGCGAGTGACGATCAAATTATATGGAGACTTGAAATTGATGTAAAACAAGagagaaacttttgaatttgcaTTTTCCCTTTCTCCAACACGCCGACCCCATCCTGGTCCCCCCGCTTTCAGATGTCACTTGGGAGttacctttctttcttttcgtctTTGGTCCCTGGATAATATGAACTTGCAATGTCGATGTATGGAAGAGAAGAGACGTCAACAAATTTTGTGGTGCTATCTGCTAAAGCATATGTGCACTGCTTCCCCAAAGTTCAGATTGCTGAATGCAACCAAAGCTCGAACTAGGCTGAGCTGTGAAAAACAATTTAATTTAACATTATCTCGCGAGTAAACAATATAACAGCAGAAAGAAAAAGGCAGCTTAGCATGTTCTCAATTCTGTCGGAACTGGCAGTGGGCAACGATAAGATAAAATTGCCAGAATTTAGCCTGATGATCGATGTGACGCTAATGTCCGAGGAAATAATGGGCTTAACGCATCAGATGCCTTTGCAGCTCGTCAGCATCCCACATCTTTGTTAACACGGCGAATTGACCCACTTCAGTATTATTCATGACCTGAAAAATCCAAATGCATCACTGTTTTCAGACTGCAAGTGTGCTTGCCCTTCCCGTTGCCTTTTCGGTTATACAATTAAATCCTCAAAGCCCCTTTTCTTTCACATTATTGTCCTCTAACTCATTTTATATCCTTCCATGCAGGATTTGGCAAATTTCCCAGAGATGAACTATCAGGGTTTGCTGAGCCTCACAGCCAAAAAGGATCGCTAACCCTTTATAAGTTGACAAATTATGCTGGCAACAGGACCATATGTCCGTAAGAAGATGAGCTCAACGCAACTGGCACTCATTTTCTGTTTCTCGTCTGTAACAACTGTCAGTAAGGTAAGCGATCACCGGATGAACAAATAAATGAGAGTAAAAGATCAACGAAGAAATGAGGCACATTGATTTTCAGTGAAGATCTCCATGGCAAGAACCTGTTGTACGAAACTTTTGCGCTTGGTATGATTGAGAGGCTAACGAACTGTTATGTCTTGTCGCCGACAGTCAAAAGATTAACAAGTGAACCTCCTCACAGCAACATAATTCAACTGCTACTTCACTCTGTCTTCTCTTCCATCCCATCTGCTGCTCCATTGCCGCCGTGCATGGCCCTAGCATCCTGCACACTATGGACATCCTTCGATGGCATGGGCGATGGCTTAATAAGTATCAAGTTGGTTTCTTCTTTGTCGAATTCATCTCCTGCCTCTCCTGAGTAAGCATATCTGCAAGAAATAGGTGAAAGTCAAAAGCAAGTAGTATGTCTTATAGCTCAAGTGGGTGTTTTCAAGACATAACATATGAGGTAAGGAAAGTTCTTCCTTACCGCATTGAACTCTGAGATGGTGCCCAAAGAGCACATATCACACAGAGAAGAGAGAATGACAGGACTTGCCAGAAGGCAGGAATGACCCATGCATTCTGCCACAACTCGTTGTAGGCATCCTTTGACTTGAAATAGAGCTGCAAGCAATGAGTCAAGTGTTTTAATGGTTACACTCTGTAAACTTCATGCAGAGGGTGAAATATATATTCTTCCACTTTTTCCTCACATTCAACAAGGGTAGTATTCGTATGTTAGTGCCTGAATTGAAAACCGTGGCGTTGTTTGACGTCAAACAATAAGAAGACTAACACTTGTTGATATTATGTGGCCACTTCCAGTCCACCTAAAAGCTCACGCTTGTAGCCCAAAGCGTGATATGATGTATAAAGAATCTAACTTTGTTTCTCAAGTACAAGCAAGGATTTGGCTAGACTTCAAACTGTTAATTGATTATTATTGAGAGGTGTACAAGTGTCCAGAGCTTTGACCAAAGGACCTCCAACTGTCACATCATGCAAGAATTATGAGCCCACTTCTGTTTGCCTATCTATCCAGAGGCATAAACTTGTTAAATGGAGGCATTTCAATAGAACATGTTACAATGATGGATTATGTTGTCATTAATTCCTTGCCAATGAAGAATCATTAACCTATCCAATTAAGTCCTTGGAAAAGTAGATCTATCCATACGCATGATGATCTAATTTTTTACCTCGTAGCATAACCAACCAACAGATACGATCACAGCAACTGCCAGAGCATTCGTAAACTTCCTGTATATGTCCAGTTTAACCATCATCCTTCTAGCCTGTCATTGTATCAGCAAGCAAAAGTTAAGTTACTAAATGAGGTATGAGATAGTAACCTATGCATCAATATGAGTGATCAGCATGGCATTAGACAATGCAGCATTTCTAAAACCAGGCCTACCACCACAATTGCCAAGGAGAAGGAATTGAGGGTCAATCAGTGAGAATCAAACAGATAAGCCTATTTTGATTGGATGCAGCAAGCGCAATTGACTACACACGGAAACAGATGACAGTTGACATTTTCTAAGTCAGTAAGTTCCAAGTTCAACATAGTGGTGATGATGATTTTTGAGAAGAATATGTATCAACATGTttagtttcatttctttacGTAGGACCACATAAGAACAAAACCATCACGACAGAACTTGGATATGCGAAGAACTTCATGTTCTACTTTCTCTGATGGAGTATCTTTATCGTGATAAAAGAAGGATGCACCACCTCACACATCAAAGCTTGAATAAAATGAATATAATTTGcaatcaaagaagaaacaaacTTGGAAGTCTGAACCAAGTACCTGAAGCTTACTCAAAGTTGCAGAGAGGGAAGAAAATATCCACAAGATGAAAAAAGCATCCAGGAGACCCACTGGAAGAACCAAAAATAGTCTTGCTTTCCCTGAAAGATCACTGACTGCACCAGCATTTTCCACCAACTCAAGGACTTCAGATGCCAGAAAGAAGGTCAGTCCTAGCATAATGACCTTGGAGGTAATCCCACCTAGAGTAGGCCGAACAACGCCGTAGCCCATTGCAACCATCAGAATAATCAGACGTGCAACTGTACGTTTGATAGTCCCAAAAGTAACTGCCCACACGGTGATCCCAATGGGCCTGATTCCAGTCTCATTGAATTCAGCATAGTCGAAGTACCACAACGCCATCTCAAACATGCCCAAGGTTATTACAAGGGTTATGCAGTTCTGCAGTGGAAGAACTTCTCTCCAGAATCTAGCATATTGAGAGAACCAAAATACTCCAAGTATCACAAAAGCAAAGGACATGAAACCGTAGAAGATCATGAGAGGCGCCATTCGACCAGGCAGATACCCAGTAGGGTTTTTCCAAATTGTTTTCCCCTCAATAGTCAACTCCTTGAGATTTGGATCGCAGTGGATAAAATACAAATTATACATCCCAGTTCCTGTTATTGGTATTAATTTTGCAGGCATAGCCACAACCTGATCATCTATTCCAAATGACACGCCAAACACTTGCGGCCAGTCAATGTTCTTCAAAGAAGGTCGGTGAATGATCCGACCCCGCTTGCAGACACCCAGCTTAGCAAGATCAGCTGTGCAGCAGACTGCTTTTTGACCACCATAGGCTGAACCCCCAATAGTCTCTCTGTCTTCTACCTCAAAAACAATGGCTTGTATCAACTCGGAACTAGAGTTTGCATATTCCTTGGGTCTCCGGAACTTAATCTTTTCAAATCTGTTCAAGTAAACATTGTGTCAGTGCAACTAAACTGGGAATTGATTTAAAGGCAAGAAACCCATGGGTTACAAAGAGTTCTGCTGAGATCTACTTCCCCTGTAACTCAACAACAAGCTAAAAAAAGTCAAGCAGAAAGTTGGTTAGTTTACCCCCACCACACCACCCATCATGCAATAAAGATGTCAAAGTTCGTCAGATTTCAGATTCAGTTGAACTATATAAGGCGACATTAACGAGAAGGCACTATTTCAGAAACTTACTGAAACAGCATCTTCCTTTTCCTAGCTTCCCACTCGAAGAAAAAGAATTGGCGCTTAGCGTTACACAAAGAAGTTCAAGAGCAATATTTAGAAATTGCTGACCACAGATGACTGGCAGATCTGTCATTAATAATCAACATCGATTGTAAAGCCAGTACTAGTTCCTCCACTCGAAGCATTCAAGTAAGAAATGAATCAGCGATTAACCAAACAAACTGGCAGCACCAAAAATCTTCCCAAGAAATCCTAAGATTCACATCTAACACAATAATGCTCGAAGCTGCAATTTCACAATTGGCACCGATCTCTGCAAAATCAGCGTCGAACAGCACAACGGAGCCAACACACATTACGAATGCGCAAAAACAAGTAAGCTCGAaacaagtagagagagagagagagagagagagatcgggcGTTACTTGATAAAGGACTCTCCGTTAGAAGGAACGGCGGTGTCGTTGGGACTAGAAGTCGGAGAAGAAGAGTAGATTCCCTCGCTGCCGCCGTGGAAGAAGAAGGCGTTGCCCTTGCTCACGAACCTGTCGCCGTTGTACTCGTGGACCGAGCCGTACGAGAGGCAAATGGAGGCGCAGAGAAGCGAAAGAGCCGAGAGGAAGCCGTTGGGCCGAGACATCGGGAGCTGGAGGAGGGAGCTTCAGCGGCGATCTCGGTGGGAAGCTTCAGGACCAGGGTCCTCACAGCTCAGCTGGTCACGGTGATTCAATTTCAACACGCAAAAAgtccacggggagagagagagagagagcgagtaggAGTGCGGGCGGATCTGGTCTGGTAGGAGTAGAGAGTTTGAGTGTGTGCGTCGAGTCGAAGTCGCAGTCGCCGGGGGAGAGAGATGCTTCGGGTGGTTATTAGCTGTGTCCGGTCTGTTTTTCTAAATTGTGGACTCTCGGCGATCCCAGCCGCTCATGGAAAGGACGTCGCGTTATGTACGTTGTTCTCGTGGGACCCTTGTTTCTAAATGGACGGCGATGATTGCGCTTGGCTGTAGAAGCGAGTACGGAGGATGGTTCCTTGGGCATGAACGCCTTCGTACTAAGTTAGAAGCTGAAGTCAATGGTGTCGGACCTGTCGGTTCACCTGCAGTAAACTTCACAGTCACGACTCGCCCGAGTCATTCCCCAAACccgggaaaagaagaagaagcaaaaaccCAATATTTCGAGCTTTAGTGGGCCAGGCC from Rhodamnia argentea isolate NSW1041297 chromosome 2, ASM2092103v1, whole genome shotgun sequence encodes the following:
- the LOC115752461 gene encoding exocyst complex component EXO70A1, with translation MDSPEKSLHSPMPIDDAEELILRWDSTASEDAREKMIFESHRDEIDRYLRAVDELHRSMSSVSLSEGGGGGGGGDEQGDKVSSTVQIAMARLEDEFRNILLSHTSPLEADSLTTESSSSVHSSISSADGAEVHLYVDDDSTHKGLDLSSDEVKAESSRRSSISYRSTSSIREIDLVPSEAVYDLRCIAERMISCGYLRECVQVYGSVRKSAVDASFRRLGFEKLSIGDIQRLEWDALEVKIRRWIRAAKACIRVLFASEKKLCEEIFYGIGTKIEDACFMETVKGPALQLFNFAEAISISRRSPEKLFKILDLHDALMDLIPDIDVVFQCKSAESIRVQAAEILSRLGEAARGILSEFENAVLREPSQVPVPGGTIHPLTRYVMNYISLISDYKLTLSGLIVSKPSTGSRYSGDPTIPDMEFAEFEGKSPLALHLIWIIVILQFNLEGKSKHYRDNSLAHLFMMNNVHYIVQKVKGSPELREMIGDDYLRKMTGKFRQLATSYQRATWVSVLYCLRDEGLHASGGFSSGVSRNALRERFKAFNAMFDEVHRTQATWLVPDPQLREELRISISEKLIPAYRSFLGRFRSHIESGRHPENYIKYSVEDLETAVLDFFEGYPVSQHLRRRSH
- the LOC115752818 gene encoding transmembrane protein 87A isoform X1 encodes the protein MSRPNGFLSALSLLCASICLSYGSVHEYNGDRFVSKGNAFFFHGGSEGIYSSSPTSSPNDTAVPSNGESFIKFEKIKFRRPKEYANSSSELIQAIVFEVEDRETIGGSAYGGQKAVCCTADLAKLGVCKRGRIIHRPSLKNIDWPQVFGVSFGIDDQVVAMPAKLIPITGTGMYNLYFIHCDPNLKELTIEGKTIWKNPTGYLPGRMAPLMIFYGFMSFAFVILGVFWFSQYARFWREVLPLQNCITLVITLGMFEMALWYFDYAEFNETGIRPIGITVWAVTFGTIKRTVARLIILMVAMGYGVVRPTLGGITSKVIMLGLTFFLASEVLELVENAGAVSDLSGKARLFLVLPVGLLDAFFILWIFSSLSATLSKLQARRMMVKLDIYRKFTNALAVAVIVSVGWLCYELYFKSKDAYNELWQNAWVIPAFWQVLSFSLLCVICALWAPSQSSMRYAYSGEAGDEFDKEETNLILIKPSPMPSKDVHSVQDARAMHGGNGAADGMEEKTE
- the LOC115752818 gene encoding transmembrane protein 87A isoform X2, translated to MLFQFEKIKFRRPKEYANSSSELIQAIVFEVEDRETIGGSAYGGQKAVCCTADLAKLGVCKRGRIIHRPSLKNIDWPQVFGVSFGIDDQVVAMPAKLIPITGTGMYNLYFIHCDPNLKELTIEGKTIWKNPTGYLPGRMAPLMIFYGFMSFAFVILGVFWFSQYARFWREVLPLQNCITLVITLGMFEMALWYFDYAEFNETGIRPIGITVWAVTFGTIKRTVARLIILMVAMGYGVVRPTLGGITSKVIMLGLTFFLASEVLELVENAGAVSDLSGKARLFLVLPVGLLDAFFILWIFSSLSATLSKLQARRMMVKLDIYRKFTNALAVAVIVSVGWLCYELYFKSKDAYNELWQNAWVIPAFWQVLSFSLLCVICALWAPSQSSMRYAYSGEAGDEFDKEETNLILIKPSPMPSKDVHSVQDARAMHGGNGAADGMEEKTE